One window from the genome of Gambusia affinis linkage group LG14, SWU_Gaff_1.0, whole genome shotgun sequence encodes:
- the LOC122843528 gene encoding serine/threonine-protein phosphatase 6 regulatory ankyrin repeat subunit A isoform X5 encodes MAVLKIQDQPSLLRAIFNVDPDEVRSLIFKKEDVNVQDNEKRTPLHAAAYLGDAEIIELLILSGARVNAKDNKWLTPLHRAVASCSEDAVTVLLKHSADVNARDKNWQTPLHVAASNKAVRCAEALVPLLSNVNVSDRAGRTALHHAAFSGHVEMVKLLLSRGANINAFDKKDRRAIHWAAYMGHLEVVKLLVASGAEVDCKDKKAYTPLHAAASSGMSSTVHYLLSLGVHVNEVNAYGNTPLHLACYNGQDVVVGELIEAGASVNQVNERGFSALHFASSSRQGALCQELLLAHGACINLKSKDGKTPLHMAATHGRFSCSQALIQNGAEIDCEDRSRNTALHIAARYGHELIITSLIKDGASTAKRGIHGMLPLHLAALSGFSDCCRKLLSSGKSLAHTISCQRTHLLDIQIDADCIFCTGFVIDTPDDFGRTCLHAAAAGGNLECLNLLLNTGADFNRKDNFGRAPLHYASANCNYQCVFALVGSGASVNDLDQNSCSPLHYAAAADREGKCVEYLLRNDADPGVKDRQGYNAVHYASAYGRTLCLELIASVRPLDVLMETSGTDILRDSDSQAPLSPLHLAAYHGHCGALDVLLVSLLDVDVRSPDGRTPLSLACSRGHQECVSLLLHHGASPMTRDYIYKKTALHAAAMNGHPECLHLLLSSNNQHINVDAQDNNRQTPLMLAVLNGHTECVYSLLNQGACVETQDRWGRTALHRGAATGQDECVEALLQRGASVCVKDTRGRTSLHLASACGHVGVLGTLLQTTPPSLPHLTDSQGYTPLHWACYNGYDACVEVLLDHEAFRKIKGNSFSPLHCAVMNDNEGVAEMLIDCLGANIVNTSDSKGRTPLHAAAFSDHVECISLLLSHGAQANAVDALAHKTPLMMAALNGQTNAVEVLVSSGKTDLSLQDVDRNTALHLACSKGHETSALLILEKISDRNLINCTNAALQTPLHVAARMGLTVVVQELLGKGASVLAVDENGYTPALACAPNRDVADCLALILNSMMPASPMVTIAAIPALSLTQAVINHHPTSNHVSKGVAFDTPPSLRPDHASYCRPERPLSSVSADDELNDSDSETY; translated from the exons CCATCTCTGCTGAGAGCCATCTTCAACGTGGACCCAGACGAAGTTCGCTCCCTTATCTTTAAGAAAGAGGATGTCAACGTTCAG GACAACGAGAAGCGAACCCCTCTTCACGCTGCAGCCTACCTCGGAGACGCTGAGATTATTGAGCTGCTCATCCTTTCAG GAGCCAGGGTTAATGCCAAAGATAACAAGTGGTTGACTCCTCTACACCGAGCTGTGGCTTCTTGTAGCGAG GATGCGGTGACGGTGCTGCTAAAGCACAGCGCAGACGTAAACGCTCGGGACAAGAACTGGCAGACGCCGCTTCACGTAGCAGCCAGCAACAAGGCGGTCCGCTGCGCCGAAGCTCTGGTGCCGCTGCTGAGCAACGTCAACGTATCGGACCGTGCGGGACGCACCGCGCTGCACCACGCTGCCTTCAGTGGCCATGTAGAG atGGTGAAGCTGCTGCTCTCCAGAGGAGCCAACATTAATGCGTTTGACAAGAAGGACAGGAGAGCCATCCACTGGGCAGCCTACATGG GTCACCTGGAGGTTGTTAAGTTGCTGGTGGCCAGTGGAGCCGAGGTCGACTGTAAGGACAAGAAAGCTTACACGCCGCTTCATGCAGCCGCCTCCAGTGGCATGAGCAGCACAGTGCACTACCTGCTGAGCCTGGGTGTCCAT GTGAACGAGGTTAATGCCTATGGCAACACGCCGCTCCATTTGGCCTGCTACAACGGACAGGACGTGGTGGTTGGCGAGCTCATCGAGGCAGGAGCGAGCGTAAATCAA GTAAACGAGAGAGGCTTTTCTGCACTTCACTTCGCTTCGTCTTCACGCCAAGGTGCGCTGTgccaggagctgctgctggcccaCGGAGCATGCATCAACTTGAAG AGTAAGGATGGTAAGACTCCGCTTCACATGGCAGCTACACATGGGCGCTTCTCCTGCTCCCAGGCCCTCATTCAAAATG GAGCTGAGATCGACTGTGAAGACAGAAGCAGGAACACTGCCCTTCACATCGCAGCCCGCTACGGCCATGAGCTCATCATCACGTCGCTCATCAAAGATGGAGCCAGCACGGCCAA gaGAGGCATTCACGGGATGTTACCGCTACACCTGGCAGCTCTCAGCGGCTTCTCCGATtgctgcaggaagctgctgtCCTCAGGTAAAAGTCTCGCTCACACCATCTCATGCCAGCGGACTCACCTGCTTGACATCCAAATTGATGCCGACTGCATATTTTGTACAGGATTTGTCATAGACACCCCCGATGACTTTGGAAGGACCTGTCTGCATGCAGCTGCAGCCGGAGG aaacctGGAGTGTCTGAACCTGCTGTTGAACACAGGAGCCGACTTCAACAGGAAGGACAACTTTGGCAG GGCTCCGCTACACTACGCATCAGCCAACTGTAACTAccagtgtgtgtttgctctGGTGGGCTCTGGGGCCAGTGTTAACGATCTGGATCAGAACAGCTGCAGCCCTTTGCACTACGCGGCGGCTGCCGACAGGGAGGGAAA ATGTGTGGAGTACCTGCTGAGGAACGATGCAGACCCAGGCGTGAAGGACAGGCAGGGTTACAACGCCGTGCACTACGCCTCTGCCTACGGCCGCACACTCTGTCTGGAACTG ATCGCAAGTGTGAGACCGCTTGATGTG ttaaTGGAGACCTCAGGAACCGACATCCTGAGGGACTCAGACAGTCAGGCCCCTCTAAGTCCACTCCATCTGGCG GCTTACCACGGACACTGCGGGGCGCTGGACGTTCTCCTGGTATCCCTGCTGGACGTGGACGTGCGCAGCCCGGACGGACGCACCCCGCTAAGTTTAGCCTGCTCCAGGGGCCACCAGGAATGCGTGTCCCTGCTGCTCCATCACGGAGCCTCCCCCATGACCCGCGACTATATATACAAAAAGACAGCCTTACATGCTGCAG ctaTGAATGGCCACCCAGAGTGCCTGCACCTGCTTCTGAGCAGCAACAATCAACACATCAATGTGGATGCACAGGACAACAACAGACA GACTCCCCTGATGTTGGCAGTGCTGAACGGACACACAGAGTGTGTGTACTCTCTGCTCAATCAAGGAGCCTGTGTGGAGACTCAGGACCGTTGGGGTCGGACAGCCCTGCACCGCGGG GCTGCCACAGGCCAGGATGAGTGTGTGGAGGCCCTCCTCCAGCGAGGGGCCAGCGTGTGTGTGAAGGACACCCGGGGCCGCACCTCGCTGCACCTGGCTTCGGCTTGTGGCCACGTGGGGGTCCTGGGAACTCTCCTGCAGACCAcgcccccctccctccctcacCTCACAGACAGCCAAGGCTACACGCCGTTACACTGGGCCTGCTATAACG GTTATGATGCATGTGTGGAGGTTTTGTTGGATCATGAGGCATTCAGGAAGATCAAGGGAAACTCCTTCAGCCCGCTGCACTGTGCTGT TATGAATGATAACGAGGGCGTGGCCGAGATGCTAATCGACTGCCTGGGTGCAAACATCGTCAACACCTCGGACTCCAAGGGAAG AACCCCCCTCCATGCTGCTGCGTTTTCCGACCACGTGGAGTGCATTTCCCTTCTCCTGAGCCACGGCGCTCAAGCTAACGCTGTCGACGCGCTCGCACACAAAACACCGCTGATGATGGCAGCTCTGAACGGACAGACCAACGCTGTGG AGGTGCTGGTGAGCAGTGGGAAAACAGACTTGTCCCTGCAGGATGTAGACAGGAACACGGCTCTGCATCTGGCTTGTAGCAAA GGCCACGAAACGAGTGCGTTGTTGATCCTCGAGAAGATCAGCGACAGGAACCTGATCAACTGCACCAATGCTGCTCTCCAGAC GCCGCTGCACGTAGCAGCCAGGATGGGGCTAACCGTGGTGGTCCAGGAGCTGCTGGGAAAAGGAGCCAGCGTTTTGGCGGTGGATGAGAACG GCTACACTCCAGCTTTGGCTTGCGCTCCGAATCGCGACGTAGCCGACTGCTTGGCCCTCATCCTCAACTCGATGATGCCCGCCTCCCCCATGGTGACGATCGCCGCCATTCCCGCTTTGTCTCTCACCCAGGCGGTGATTAACCACCACCCGACCTCAAACCACGTCTCCAAAGGAGTTGCGTTCGATACTCCACCGTCTCTGAGACCTGACCACGCCTCATACTGCAGGCCAGAGAGGCCGCTGTCCTCCGTTTCCGCGGACGACGAACTGAACGACTCGGACTCGGAGACCTACTGA
- the LOC122843528 gene encoding serine/threonine-protein phosphatase 6 regulatory ankyrin repeat subunit A isoform X4, with protein sequence MEAWVGPGCHSFQPSLLRAIFNVDPDEVRSLIFKKEDVNVQDNEKRTPLHAAAYLGDAEIIELLILSGARVNAKDNKWLTPLHRAVASCSEDAVTVLLKHSADVNARDKNWQTPLHVAASNKAVRCAEALVPLLSNVNVSDRAGRTALHHAAFSGHVEMVKLLLSRGANINAFDKKDRRAIHWAAYMGHLEVVKLLVASGAEVDCKDKKAYTPLHAAASSGMSSTVHYLLSLGVHVNEVNAYGNTPLHLACYNGQDVVVGELIEAGASVNQVNERGFSALHFASSSRQGALCQELLLAHGACINLKSKDGKTPLHMAATHGRFSCSQALIQNGAEIDCEDRSRNTALHIAARYGHELIITSLIKDGASTAKRGIHGMLPLHLAALSGFSDCCRKLLSSGKSLAHTISCQRTHLLDIQIDADCIFCTGFVIDTPDDFGRTCLHAAAAGGNLECLNLLLNTGADFNRKDNFGRAPLHYASANCNYQCVFALVGSGASVNDLDQNSCSPLHYAAAADREGKCVEYLLRNDADPGVKDRQGYNAVHYASAYGRTLCLELIASVRPLDVLMETSGTDILRDSDSQAPLSPLHLAAYHGHCGALDVLLVSLLDVDVRSPDGRTPLSLACSRGHQECVSLLLHHGASPMTRDYIYKKTALHAAAMNGHPECLHLLLSSNNQHINVDAQDNNRQTPLMLAVLNGHTECVYSLLNQGACVETQDRWGRTALHRGAATGQDECVEALLQRGASVCVKDTRGRTSLHLASACGHVGVLGTLLQTTPPSLPHLTDSQGYTPLHWACYNGYDACVEVLLDHEAFRKIKGNSFSPLHCAVMNDNEGVAEMLIDCLGANIVNTSDSKGRTPLHAAAFSDHVECISLLLSHGAQANAVDALAHKTPLMMAALNGQTNAVEVLVSSGKTDLSLQDVDRNTALHLACSKGHETSALLILEKISDRNLINCTNAALQTPLHVAARMGLTVVVQELLGKGASVLAVDENGYTPALACAPNRDVADCLALILNSMMPASPMVTIAAIPALSLTQAVINHHPTSNHVSKGVAFDTPPSLRPDHASYCRPERPLSSVSADDELNDSDSETY encoded by the exons CCATCTCTGCTGAGAGCCATCTTCAACGTGGACCCAGACGAAGTTCGCTCCCTTATCTTTAAGAAAGAGGATGTCAACGTTCAG GACAACGAGAAGCGAACCCCTCTTCACGCTGCAGCCTACCTCGGAGACGCTGAGATTATTGAGCTGCTCATCCTTTCAG GAGCCAGGGTTAATGCCAAAGATAACAAGTGGTTGACTCCTCTACACCGAGCTGTGGCTTCTTGTAGCGAG GATGCGGTGACGGTGCTGCTAAAGCACAGCGCAGACGTAAACGCTCGGGACAAGAACTGGCAGACGCCGCTTCACGTAGCAGCCAGCAACAAGGCGGTCCGCTGCGCCGAAGCTCTGGTGCCGCTGCTGAGCAACGTCAACGTATCGGACCGTGCGGGACGCACCGCGCTGCACCACGCTGCCTTCAGTGGCCATGTAGAG atGGTGAAGCTGCTGCTCTCCAGAGGAGCCAACATTAATGCGTTTGACAAGAAGGACAGGAGAGCCATCCACTGGGCAGCCTACATGG GTCACCTGGAGGTTGTTAAGTTGCTGGTGGCCAGTGGAGCCGAGGTCGACTGTAAGGACAAGAAAGCTTACACGCCGCTTCATGCAGCCGCCTCCAGTGGCATGAGCAGCACAGTGCACTACCTGCTGAGCCTGGGTGTCCAT GTGAACGAGGTTAATGCCTATGGCAACACGCCGCTCCATTTGGCCTGCTACAACGGACAGGACGTGGTGGTTGGCGAGCTCATCGAGGCAGGAGCGAGCGTAAATCAA GTAAACGAGAGAGGCTTTTCTGCACTTCACTTCGCTTCGTCTTCACGCCAAGGTGCGCTGTgccaggagctgctgctggcccaCGGAGCATGCATCAACTTGAAG AGTAAGGATGGTAAGACTCCGCTTCACATGGCAGCTACACATGGGCGCTTCTCCTGCTCCCAGGCCCTCATTCAAAATG GAGCTGAGATCGACTGTGAAGACAGAAGCAGGAACACTGCCCTTCACATCGCAGCCCGCTACGGCCATGAGCTCATCATCACGTCGCTCATCAAAGATGGAGCCAGCACGGCCAA gaGAGGCATTCACGGGATGTTACCGCTACACCTGGCAGCTCTCAGCGGCTTCTCCGATtgctgcaggaagctgctgtCCTCAGGTAAAAGTCTCGCTCACACCATCTCATGCCAGCGGACTCACCTGCTTGACATCCAAATTGATGCCGACTGCATATTTTGTACAGGATTTGTCATAGACACCCCCGATGACTTTGGAAGGACCTGTCTGCATGCAGCTGCAGCCGGAGG aaacctGGAGTGTCTGAACCTGCTGTTGAACACAGGAGCCGACTTCAACAGGAAGGACAACTTTGGCAG GGCTCCGCTACACTACGCATCAGCCAACTGTAACTAccagtgtgtgtttgctctGGTGGGCTCTGGGGCCAGTGTTAACGATCTGGATCAGAACAGCTGCAGCCCTTTGCACTACGCGGCGGCTGCCGACAGGGAGGGAAA ATGTGTGGAGTACCTGCTGAGGAACGATGCAGACCCAGGCGTGAAGGACAGGCAGGGTTACAACGCCGTGCACTACGCCTCTGCCTACGGCCGCACACTCTGTCTGGAACTG ATCGCAAGTGTGAGACCGCTTGATGTG ttaaTGGAGACCTCAGGAACCGACATCCTGAGGGACTCAGACAGTCAGGCCCCTCTAAGTCCACTCCATCTGGCG GCTTACCACGGACACTGCGGGGCGCTGGACGTTCTCCTGGTATCCCTGCTGGACGTGGACGTGCGCAGCCCGGACGGACGCACCCCGCTAAGTTTAGCCTGCTCCAGGGGCCACCAGGAATGCGTGTCCCTGCTGCTCCATCACGGAGCCTCCCCCATGACCCGCGACTATATATACAAAAAGACAGCCTTACATGCTGCAG ctaTGAATGGCCACCCAGAGTGCCTGCACCTGCTTCTGAGCAGCAACAATCAACACATCAATGTGGATGCACAGGACAACAACAGACA GACTCCCCTGATGTTGGCAGTGCTGAACGGACACACAGAGTGTGTGTACTCTCTGCTCAATCAAGGAGCCTGTGTGGAGACTCAGGACCGTTGGGGTCGGACAGCCCTGCACCGCGGG GCTGCCACAGGCCAGGATGAGTGTGTGGAGGCCCTCCTCCAGCGAGGGGCCAGCGTGTGTGTGAAGGACACCCGGGGCCGCACCTCGCTGCACCTGGCTTCGGCTTGTGGCCACGTGGGGGTCCTGGGAACTCTCCTGCAGACCAcgcccccctccctccctcacCTCACAGACAGCCAAGGCTACACGCCGTTACACTGGGCCTGCTATAACG GTTATGATGCATGTGTGGAGGTTTTGTTGGATCATGAGGCATTCAGGAAGATCAAGGGAAACTCCTTCAGCCCGCTGCACTGTGCTGT TATGAATGATAACGAGGGCGTGGCCGAGATGCTAATCGACTGCCTGGGTGCAAACATCGTCAACACCTCGGACTCCAAGGGAAG AACCCCCCTCCATGCTGCTGCGTTTTCCGACCACGTGGAGTGCATTTCCCTTCTCCTGAGCCACGGCGCTCAAGCTAACGCTGTCGACGCGCTCGCACACAAAACACCGCTGATGATGGCAGCTCTGAACGGACAGACCAACGCTGTGG AGGTGCTGGTGAGCAGTGGGAAAACAGACTTGTCCCTGCAGGATGTAGACAGGAACACGGCTCTGCATCTGGCTTGTAGCAAA GGCCACGAAACGAGTGCGTTGTTGATCCTCGAGAAGATCAGCGACAGGAACCTGATCAACTGCACCAATGCTGCTCTCCAGAC GCCGCTGCACGTAGCAGCCAGGATGGGGCTAACCGTGGTGGTCCAGGAGCTGCTGGGAAAAGGAGCCAGCGTTTTGGCGGTGGATGAGAACG GCTACACTCCAGCTTTGGCTTGCGCTCCGAATCGCGACGTAGCCGACTGCTTGGCCCTCATCCTCAACTCGATGATGCCCGCCTCCCCCATGGTGACGATCGCCGCCATTCCCGCTTTGTCTCTCACCCAGGCGGTGATTAACCACCACCCGACCTCAAACCACGTCTCCAAAGGAGTTGCGTTCGATACTCCACCGTCTCTGAGACCTGACCACGCCTCATACTGCAGGCCAGAGAGGCCGCTGTCCTCCGTTTCCGCGGACGACGAACTGAACGACTCGGACTCGGAGACCTACTGA
- the LOC122843528 gene encoding serine/threonine-protein phosphatase 6 regulatory ankyrin repeat subunit A isoform X1: MCVCERLFLMRSERASRVCIVVLEEVEEDEPCPSSPPPRPKASHRVSGRAVAQDDKPSLLRAIFNVDPDEVRSLIFKKEDVNVQDNEKRTPLHAAAYLGDAEIIELLILSGARVNAKDNKWLTPLHRAVASCSEDAVTVLLKHSADVNARDKNWQTPLHVAASNKAVRCAEALVPLLSNVNVSDRAGRTALHHAAFSGHVEMVKLLLSRGANINAFDKKDRRAIHWAAYMGHLEVVKLLVASGAEVDCKDKKAYTPLHAAASSGMSSTVHYLLSLGVHVNEVNAYGNTPLHLACYNGQDVVVGELIEAGASVNQVNERGFSALHFASSSRQGALCQELLLAHGACINLKSKDGKTPLHMAATHGRFSCSQALIQNGAEIDCEDRSRNTALHIAARYGHELIITSLIKDGASTAKRGIHGMLPLHLAALSGFSDCCRKLLSSGKSLAHTISCQRTHLLDIQIDADCIFCTGFVIDTPDDFGRTCLHAAAAGGNLECLNLLLNTGADFNRKDNFGRAPLHYASANCNYQCVFALVGSGASVNDLDQNSCSPLHYAAAADREGKCVEYLLRNDADPGVKDRQGYNAVHYASAYGRTLCLELIASVRPLDVLMETSGTDILRDSDSQAPLSPLHLAAYHGHCGALDVLLVSLLDVDVRSPDGRTPLSLACSRGHQECVSLLLHHGASPMTRDYIYKKTALHAAAMNGHPECLHLLLSSNNQHINVDAQDNNRQTPLMLAVLNGHTECVYSLLNQGACVETQDRWGRTALHRGAATGQDECVEALLQRGASVCVKDTRGRTSLHLASACGHVGVLGTLLQTTPPSLPHLTDSQGYTPLHWACYNGYDACVEVLLDHEAFRKIKGNSFSPLHCAVMNDNEGVAEMLIDCLGANIVNTSDSKGRTPLHAAAFSDHVECISLLLSHGAQANAVDALAHKTPLMMAALNGQTNAVEVLVSSGKTDLSLQDVDRNTALHLACSKGHETSALLILEKISDRNLINCTNAALQTPLHVAARMGLTVVVQELLGKGASVLAVDENGYTPALACAPNRDVADCLALILNSMMPASPMVTIAAIPALSLTQAVINHHPTSNHVSKGVAFDTPPSLRPDHASYCRPERPLSSVSADDELNDSDSETY, encoded by the exons CCATCTCTGCTGAGAGCCATCTTCAACGTGGACCCAGACGAAGTTCGCTCCCTTATCTTTAAGAAAGAGGATGTCAACGTTCAG GACAACGAGAAGCGAACCCCTCTTCACGCTGCAGCCTACCTCGGAGACGCTGAGATTATTGAGCTGCTCATCCTTTCAG GAGCCAGGGTTAATGCCAAAGATAACAAGTGGTTGACTCCTCTACACCGAGCTGTGGCTTCTTGTAGCGAG GATGCGGTGACGGTGCTGCTAAAGCACAGCGCAGACGTAAACGCTCGGGACAAGAACTGGCAGACGCCGCTTCACGTAGCAGCCAGCAACAAGGCGGTCCGCTGCGCCGAAGCTCTGGTGCCGCTGCTGAGCAACGTCAACGTATCGGACCGTGCGGGACGCACCGCGCTGCACCACGCTGCCTTCAGTGGCCATGTAGAG atGGTGAAGCTGCTGCTCTCCAGAGGAGCCAACATTAATGCGTTTGACAAGAAGGACAGGAGAGCCATCCACTGGGCAGCCTACATGG GTCACCTGGAGGTTGTTAAGTTGCTGGTGGCCAGTGGAGCCGAGGTCGACTGTAAGGACAAGAAAGCTTACACGCCGCTTCATGCAGCCGCCTCCAGTGGCATGAGCAGCACAGTGCACTACCTGCTGAGCCTGGGTGTCCAT GTGAACGAGGTTAATGCCTATGGCAACACGCCGCTCCATTTGGCCTGCTACAACGGACAGGACGTGGTGGTTGGCGAGCTCATCGAGGCAGGAGCGAGCGTAAATCAA GTAAACGAGAGAGGCTTTTCTGCACTTCACTTCGCTTCGTCTTCACGCCAAGGTGCGCTGTgccaggagctgctgctggcccaCGGAGCATGCATCAACTTGAAG AGTAAGGATGGTAAGACTCCGCTTCACATGGCAGCTACACATGGGCGCTTCTCCTGCTCCCAGGCCCTCATTCAAAATG GAGCTGAGATCGACTGTGAAGACAGAAGCAGGAACACTGCCCTTCACATCGCAGCCCGCTACGGCCATGAGCTCATCATCACGTCGCTCATCAAAGATGGAGCCAGCACGGCCAA gaGAGGCATTCACGGGATGTTACCGCTACACCTGGCAGCTCTCAGCGGCTTCTCCGATtgctgcaggaagctgctgtCCTCAGGTAAAAGTCTCGCTCACACCATCTCATGCCAGCGGACTCACCTGCTTGACATCCAAATTGATGCCGACTGCATATTTTGTACAGGATTTGTCATAGACACCCCCGATGACTTTGGAAGGACCTGTCTGCATGCAGCTGCAGCCGGAGG aaacctGGAGTGTCTGAACCTGCTGTTGAACACAGGAGCCGACTTCAACAGGAAGGACAACTTTGGCAG GGCTCCGCTACACTACGCATCAGCCAACTGTAACTAccagtgtgtgtttgctctGGTGGGCTCTGGGGCCAGTGTTAACGATCTGGATCAGAACAGCTGCAGCCCTTTGCACTACGCGGCGGCTGCCGACAGGGAGGGAAA ATGTGTGGAGTACCTGCTGAGGAACGATGCAGACCCAGGCGTGAAGGACAGGCAGGGTTACAACGCCGTGCACTACGCCTCTGCCTACGGCCGCACACTCTGTCTGGAACTG ATCGCAAGTGTGAGACCGCTTGATGTG ttaaTGGAGACCTCAGGAACCGACATCCTGAGGGACTCAGACAGTCAGGCCCCTCTAAGTCCACTCCATCTGGCG GCTTACCACGGACACTGCGGGGCGCTGGACGTTCTCCTGGTATCCCTGCTGGACGTGGACGTGCGCAGCCCGGACGGACGCACCCCGCTAAGTTTAGCCTGCTCCAGGGGCCACCAGGAATGCGTGTCCCTGCTGCTCCATCACGGAGCCTCCCCCATGACCCGCGACTATATATACAAAAAGACAGCCTTACATGCTGCAG ctaTGAATGGCCACCCAGAGTGCCTGCACCTGCTTCTGAGCAGCAACAATCAACACATCAATGTGGATGCACAGGACAACAACAGACA GACTCCCCTGATGTTGGCAGTGCTGAACGGACACACAGAGTGTGTGTACTCTCTGCTCAATCAAGGAGCCTGTGTGGAGACTCAGGACCGTTGGGGTCGGACAGCCCTGCACCGCGGG GCTGCCACAGGCCAGGATGAGTGTGTGGAGGCCCTCCTCCAGCGAGGGGCCAGCGTGTGTGTGAAGGACACCCGGGGCCGCACCTCGCTGCACCTGGCTTCGGCTTGTGGCCACGTGGGGGTCCTGGGAACTCTCCTGCAGACCAcgcccccctccctccctcacCTCACAGACAGCCAAGGCTACACGCCGTTACACTGGGCCTGCTATAACG GTTATGATGCATGTGTGGAGGTTTTGTTGGATCATGAGGCATTCAGGAAGATCAAGGGAAACTCCTTCAGCCCGCTGCACTGTGCTGT TATGAATGATAACGAGGGCGTGGCCGAGATGCTAATCGACTGCCTGGGTGCAAACATCGTCAACACCTCGGACTCCAAGGGAAG AACCCCCCTCCATGCTGCTGCGTTTTCCGACCACGTGGAGTGCATTTCCCTTCTCCTGAGCCACGGCGCTCAAGCTAACGCTGTCGACGCGCTCGCACACAAAACACCGCTGATGATGGCAGCTCTGAACGGACAGACCAACGCTGTGG AGGTGCTGGTGAGCAGTGGGAAAACAGACTTGTCCCTGCAGGATGTAGACAGGAACACGGCTCTGCATCTGGCTTGTAGCAAA GGCCACGAAACGAGTGCGTTGTTGATCCTCGAGAAGATCAGCGACAGGAACCTGATCAACTGCACCAATGCTGCTCTCCAGAC GCCGCTGCACGTAGCAGCCAGGATGGGGCTAACCGTGGTGGTCCAGGAGCTGCTGGGAAAAGGAGCCAGCGTTTTGGCGGTGGATGAGAACG GCTACACTCCAGCTTTGGCTTGCGCTCCGAATCGCGACGTAGCCGACTGCTTGGCCCTCATCCTCAACTCGATGATGCCCGCCTCCCCCATGGTGACGATCGCCGCCATTCCCGCTTTGTCTCTCACCCAGGCGGTGATTAACCACCACCCGACCTCAAACCACGTCTCCAAAGGAGTTGCGTTCGATACTCCACCGTCTCTGAGACCTGACCACGCCTCATACTGCAGGCCAGAGAGGCCGCTGTCCTCCGTTTCCGCGGACGACGAACTGAACGACTCGGACTCGGAGACCTACTGA